The following nucleotide sequence is from Flavobacteriales bacterium.
ATATCTGAAATGTTATGGCAAGATTTACAATAAGAAATTTTACTTCTCAGATCGATAAAAGCCTCACCAAAATCACGTACTTCATCTTTATCCATTTTCAAAAGATGTAAAGCCAAACGCATAGCCGATTTACGGCCTATGCCTGGTAACTTGGCAAACTGTTCTACTGCATCTTGTATCAGTTTAGAGGAAAAGTTCATAAAACAAAAATAAGAGAAACAATGTAAAAAATAATGATATTGATTTAGAGTTATTGACAAAGAGCAATCCTTGTAATTCAACTTAAATTCTATCTTTGCGACTATGCAATTGTCGGTTATCATTGTTAATTATAATGTCAAAAATCTCCTCAGAGATTGTTTGTTAAGTGTGCAAAAGGCAGCACTCAAGCTAGACACAGAAATAATTGTGGTAGACAATGCTTCTAGTGATGGGTCTGTAAAAATGCTTCAAGAAGAATTTAAAGGCGTTAAACTCATTGCTAACTCTAAAAATGTTGGTTTTTCTACTGCCAACAATCAAGGTATTGCTCAAGCTAAAGGACAATATATTTTAATCCTCAACCCTGACACCCTAGTTTACGAACAGACTTTTAACGATTGCATGAAATTCTGCTCTGAAAACACCAACTGTGGCGGTATTGGTGTTCAGATGCTAGATGCAAATTCTAATTTCCTCAAAGAATCCAAACGAGGCTTTCCTACCCCTAAAGATTCTTTGTTAAGGTTGAGCTTTCTCAATCGCTTATTTCCCAAATCAGCCTATTTCAATGGTTATTATCTTGGTCATTTGAATAAAGATGAAAATCATAAAGTCGATGTGTTGGCTGGGGCTTTCATCTGGATTAAGAAATCCATAGTTGATGAAGTAAATGGCTTAGATGAGCAATTCTTTATGTACGGCGAAGACATCGACTTCTCTTACCGCATACAACAAGCTGGATATGACAATTATTATCTAGGGACTATTTCTATTTTACATTACAAAGGAGAAAGCACCGATACTTACAGTTTTAAATATATCGAACGCTTTTATGGTGCTATGAAAATTTTCTCTAAAAAGCATTACCCCTATTCTTATCCACTTTATCATTTGGGAATCAATACCTTAATAATTCTACACGGTGTTTTTAATTATTTTAGAAGATTACTTCTTAAAAAAGGGTGATGATTAAGTGATATATTTTACTAATTTAGCCACACAAACTAACACACTTTTAAATGGCAAAAATCGAGTTAATAATGCCGAAAATGGGCGAAAGTGTAGCAGAAGCTACTATCATCAGTTGGCATAAAGAAGTAGGCGAAACCATTGAAATGGATGAAACCATTGTTGAGATTGCAACCGACAAAGTCGATTCAGAAGTGCCATCTTCTCTAGAAGGTGTGTTGGTAGAAAAACTTTTTGATGTCGATGCTGTCGTGAAAGTTGGTGAGCCTTTTGCTATTATTGAAACTTCTGCTGAGGAAAGTAATGAACCAGCCACTCAAGAAAAAATGCCAGAAAGCCCTGCTTCTACTCCAGAAGTAGCCCAGAAGATAGAAGAAGAGATTGCCCAAGTCAAAGAAAGTGTACAAAAAATAGAAAATAAAGGTGAACGTTTTTATTCTCCACTGGTACGTTCTATTGCTAGTGAGGAAGGGTTAAGCATTGCTGATCTTGATCAAATTACTGGTAGCGGGAAAGATGGAAGAGTTACTAAAACCGATTTGTTGGACTACCTACAAAACAAAGGCACGTCAGCACCTACTGTTGAAGCTCCAAAAGTACCAACACCATCCCCTACTCCAACACCAAAAGCAGCAACAAGCACACCACCCAAAGTGAGTATGAGTGGCGATAAAGAAATTGTTGAAATGGACCGTATGAGAAAGCTCATTGCAGACCATATGATTATGTCCAAGCAAACCTCTCCACACGTTACTTCCTTTGTAGAAGCTGACGTTACAACTCTTGTAAATTGGAGAAACAGAATCAAAGACGACTTCAAAAAACGTGAAGGACAGAACATTACCTTTACACCTATCTTTATAGAAGCAGTAGCCAAAGCCATTAAAGATTTTCCTATGATAAACGTATCGGTAGATGGTACAAATATCGTAGTTCATAAAGATATCAATATTGGTATGGCGGCAGCCCTACCCTCAGGTAATTTGATTGTCCCTGTGGTCAAAGGTGCTGACCAGATGAATTTAATGGGCATTACCAAAACGGTTAACGATTTGGCAAACAGAGCACGTAACAACCAACTGAAACCTGATGAAATACAAGGCGGTACTTTTACCCTGACTAATGTCGGTTCTTTTGGTAATGTTATGGGTACGCCAATTATTAATCAGCCTCAAGTAGCCATTATGGCGGTTGGTGCAATAAAGAAGAAACCAGCAGTTATAGAAACACCTCACGGCGATTTAATAGGAATACGTCATATGATGTTCTTATCCCTATCTTACGACCATAGAGTAGTTGATGGTGCACTAGGTGGCAGTTTTCTTAGAAAAGTAGCCGATTACCTTGAACAATTTGACGATAACACTAGCATTTAAAATATCTTATGGAATTAACACTTAAAAAGCCAATTGTATTTTTCGATTTAGAAACAACAGGTGTGGCTGTTGCCAAAGACAGAATTGTAGAGATATCTATCTATAAAGTACACCCTAACGGCAACAAAGAAAGTAAAACATGGTTGGTAAATCCTACCATACCCATTCCTGCAGAAACTACTGCCGTTCATGGAATTGACGATGCTAAAGTTGCCAACGAGCCTACTTTTAAAGAATTAGCTCATGACATTAAAAACATGATGGAAGGATGCGACCTAGCTGGTTACAATTCTAACCGTTTTGATATCCCCTTGTTGGCTGAAGAATTCCTGAGAGCTGACTTGGATTTTGACATGAAAAAACGCAAGGCAGTAGATGTGCAAAACATTTTCCACAAAATGGAACAGCGTACCCTTTCGGCTGCCTACAAATTCTATTGTGAAAAAGACCTAGAAAACGCCCATAGCGCTGAAGCCGATACACAAGCGACTTATGAAATTCTAACGGCTCAACTCGATAGATATGATGAATTAGAAAACGATATTGATTTTCTATCTGAATTTTCTACTCGAGGAAAACCTTTTGCTGATATGGCAGGATTCATTGTCTTTAATGAGGACAACGAAGAATGTTTTTCATTTGGCAAATACAAAGGACAAACCGTTGTTAGTGTATTGCAAACCAATCCGGGCTATTTCTCTTGGATTCAACAAGCCGATTTCCCCCTATACACCAAGAAAGTACTGACTCAAATTAAACTCAGAGATTTCTAAAATGGAAGAAAGTTCTAATATTTTTCTACATCTTTTAATAGGTCCATTACTGTTAGTATTAAGTCTTATTTTCTTCTATTTCCCTCCTAAAAAAATTAATTTGATTTATGGACACAGGACCACATTATCTATGAAGAATCAAGATACTTGGAACGAAGCCAATAAAAGAAGTCCTTATATGATGCTTTTAGTTTCGGCTATTACTTGTATCTTTCAATTGATAGGAATTGTTTTTAATATAGCATTTGATAAAACAATTCTTTACGCTACTATTTTTTTAGTCGCTGGATTAATTATTGGAGGAATATTGATAGAACAACAATTGAAAACCATTTTTGATAAAGACGGCAATAGAAAAAAGCAGGTATGAAAATCATTTGTATAGGAAGAAATTATGTCAATCACGCCAAAGAATTGGGCAATGCTATCCCTAGTGAACCCGTATTCTTTCTCAAGCCAGATACTGCTATTTCGCCCAAAGGTCACCCTTTTTTTATTCCTGATTTCACAAACAATGTGCATTACGAGGTAGAATTAGTAATTAAAATCAATCGTCTAGGCAAACACATCGAAGAGCAATTTGCTCATAAGTACTACAGTGAGATTGGTCTAGGAATAGACTTTACTGCAAGGGACATTCAAGAAGAGGTTAAAGCTAAGGGTTTACCATGGGAAAGAGCCAAAGGTTTTGATGGCTCGGCAGTTATCAGCCGTACATTCATAAACAAAGAAGAATTGGATATAAACAACATCGGTTTTTCATTAAGTAAAAATGGGGATAACGTTCAAGAAGGCAATTCTAAAGATATGCTCTTTAATTTCGATAAAATCATTGCTTATATCTCGCAGTTTTACACCCTTAAGATTGGTGACCTTATCTATACAGGAACACCTGCTGGTGTTGGACAAGTAGCAAATGGCGATGTGCTAGAAGGTTTTATCAGCACTCAAAAGATGTTTGTTGTTAAGGTGAGATGAAAAAAGAAGCTCTTATCCATGAATTAACTGTTATGCAAAATGCGGCTTTAGTTCATAGAAATAAGGCTTGTCAATATGTCTTAAATGACAAATCCAATATTCCTTTACTTATTGAACTTACCTTTGAAATAAAGGTCAAATTATCTATTCGAGCCGCTTGGATTTTAGAACTCGTCTGTAAAGAATCCTTAAATCACATCATTCCTTACCTAGATACCTTTATTCAAAATATGGATAAAGTAAAATTTGATAGTGCCAAACGCCCGTGCGCCAAAATAGGCGAACTCATCGCTTTGGATTACGAAAATGACGGCATCATAAAAACTAAGCTCACACCAAAACATAAAGAACAATTGATAAGTTGTTGTTTTGACTGGATGATAAGCAATGAAAAACTAGCTGTTGACGCCTATGCTATGATGATTTTATACATTTTTGGAAAAGAAATAGATTGGATTCATCAAGAATTAAGCAGTATTTTAGAGAATAATATGGCTAATAAAAGTGCTGGATATAGAGCACGAGGTTTGAAACTTTTAAAGCTAATGAAGACTTAATCCACAATGTTTAGTCTTTCCACACGCACCTCATTTCCTACAGTAGCCTCAAGCAAATAAATACCTGATTGTAAAGAAGGGATTTCAATAGGCATCATAGTATAAGACCAAGCGATATTATCTTCCATAATTACTCGCCCTTGCATATCTATTAAACGATAAGATATATCCGTATTATTAGCTGTATAAAGATAAGCGACAGCATTGCATTGTACTGGATTAGGATAAATATCTAAAGCCACTTCTTCTACATCTTCAAGAGCTAGTAATAAAGCATTCGCTAAAGCATAGTTGGGAATACCGTAACCCAATTGCTCGTCAGGATTCTGATAAAGGTGGGCACTCTGTATAATAGCATCTATAATTTGCATATTACTCTTATCGTAGTGCGATTGCCACAAACAAGCCGTCATTCCTGCAATAATAGGCGATGAGAAAGAAGTGCCATTGCTAGTAGATATAGCATTACTAGATGTAATAACCGTAGTGTTACCCCCTTGAGCTGAAACAGATGGCTTGACTCTACCGTCTGAAGATGGACCATAAGAAGAAAAAGAGGATACTTGTCTGTCCCCATAGACCGAACCCACACTCAGAATACTATCTGCATCGGCAGGGGCACCAATATAATACCAAGGGTTATTGCCCGAATTACCCGCCGAATTGCATACAATCATTCCCTTTCTACTCGCCATAGTAGCAGCACGAGTAATGACCGTAGTCTTTCCATCCAAATCAGCATAGGTATGGTTTTGAGATTCTATATCAAAGGTCGTATAACCTAGGGAAGAATTGATGATATCTACCCCTACACTGTCGGCAAATTCGGCAGCTACTGCCCAATTGTATTCTTCAATAAGCGTTTCACTACCAGCGTCTTCAGTTCTTAAAAGCCAATAACTGGCTTTTGGAGCAGTACCCCTAAATTCATCTTGTATATAGCCTCCCATAACTGAAAGAACAGACATACCGTGATAATTATCCTCGTAAACAGAACTTTCTCCATCTACATAATCCCATGTACCAAGAATCTGATTATTAGCAAACAAATGCTCAAAAGCATCTATCCAATCCGTATTTCTAAAACCAGCATCTAAAACTGCTATATGCATCCCTTGACCTTGATAGCCTTGCTCATGCAGGCTAACACCCTCAATCATTTCTATCTGATTTCTTGCATCACCATAATCATTTTCAAAAACGATATCATCGAATTTTGACGATTGTCTGCCGCCTAATAAATCAAAGAAAATTTGTAATGTATCCACTTGTTTCACAAAATCTAACGCAAGCAAAGCGTCTGCATTATTACCTGAATATAAGGCTGTTACACCATTAAACCATTTGCTTTTGTTGAGGATTGTAAATCCCAAATCTTGTAAGGTCAAAAGGTAACTCGTAGGTATGGGCAAATCGGAATAATGTAAAGGTATATTTTGTTTTTCTCGGCGGTCAATAGCTCTTTGAGAAAATAAATCTAAAGGTGAAAAGTCACTTACTAAGTGACTGCCTTTGTCTTCGAAAGCAATCCATAGTTTTACAGAGAGACTATCTTGTGAAAAGGCTAGTATTGGAAATAATATGAGGAAAGTTAAAAGTCTCATTTTTTAGCTATGAAACCTCCTCCCAATACATCATTACCTTCGTAAAACACTGCCGATTGTCCCGGTGCAATACCTTCTACTTTCTTATGAAACAGTACTTTTATTTCGTTATCAAGATTGGTCAAGGTGGACTGCTCCCCTTTATGCTTGTAGCGTACTTTGGTTAAACTTTCAAAGTCATTAGGAATACGGTCGTACTTGATAAAGTTTAAGCCTTTAACAATCATTTCTTGCTTGTTCAAATCTTCTTTTGTACCAACCACTACTTCATTCGTTTCTGGCTTTATTTCTACAACATAAGAGGCTTCTAATCCGAATGAAACACCCAGTTTACGCTGACCAATGGTGTAAAAAGGATAACCGTCGTGAGTACCTATCACCTCTCCCTTGGTATTGATGAAGTTTCCTCCTTTAACCTGCTCTTCTAAACCCTCAACTTTACGCTTTAAAAAGCCTCTATAGTCGTTATCTGGAATAAAGCAAATTTCATAACTCTCAGGTTTCTTTGCCAATTCCTCATAACCTCTATCAATAGCCATCTGCTTGATATCGTCTTTATGGTATTGCCCCATAGGAAAAATGGTTCTGCTCAAACACTCTTGAGAAAGCCCCCAAAGGACATAAGATTGGTCTTTCCATTCGTCAATACCCTTAGATACCACATAACGACCATTTTCCTCCCTTACCTGTGCATAATGTCCAGTAGCAATGTATTTACAACCCAATTGATCGGCACGTTTTAAAAGAGCTTCCCACTTGATGTGTGTATTGCACAATACGCAAGGGTTAGGTGTTCTACCTGCAATGTATTCGTCCACGAAGTTATCAATGATATAATCACCAAATTCATTACGAATATCGAGTATTATATGGGGAAAACCGCAATCTACCGCCAACTGACGAGCATCGTTTATGGAGTCCAAACTGCAACAGCCTGTTTCCTTGTTCGAGCCACCAGAATTGACATAATCCCATGTCTTCATTGTTATACCAACCACCTCATAACCTTGCTCATGTAGCATCAAAGCAGTAACGGTACTATCAATACCACCACTCATGGCGACTAACACTTTTTCTTTCTTATCCATCTTGCCTTCCTTGAGAGATTCCATCAATGTATTCTATCTGATAATCAAAAGATTTATCGTCTTTATAATACTTCCAAATACCCACTTTGATATCGTTTGAATATTTGCCTTGGTATTTTTTCACTCCTTCTGAATTGTAAAGGGTGTATGTGCCTTCTAATTTATTTGCTGCATAGTTCGCACTTACCTTTAATTGTCCGTTCCTGTAATACTGCAGACTTTTTCCCTCTTTTTTACCTGCTGAATAGGTCGTCTTATCTAGTACATTACCATCGGCATAAAATAAAGTTGTCTCCCCTTCTAACTGACCGTTTTTGTAATTCTCCTCTCTTATAAGATTTTCTCTAGTGTCGTAATATTTCCAAAGCTGTTCTTTCTGTTCATGTATATAAAGTCCCACTGCTTTGACCTTATTGTTGGAATGGTACAGACGAGCTGAAGCATATTCACCCTCGTTAAAGTATTCCAAATTGGCTTTTAAAAGACCACGTTCGTTATAGTACAAAAATATACCTGAAGGTTTATCATCAATAAAGCTACCTTCATAGCGCAATTGTCCGTTGTCGTAATTTTGTGACCACTTGCCTTGCTTATGCCCTAAATCGTCAGTGATATTCTGAGCAAAAGTGATGGCAGAAATAAGTAAAAAGAAAATGATTTTATACATAGTGCAAAATTAATAAGAAATCGGTCTAAATAAACAAAGATTGATTTTCTATTTTAAATCCAGAAAAAAAACACCGAATACTACATTGAATTGACTGAAAAAGAACGATTGTTTGGCTACATCTATTGTGTTACTTGTCGTTCTTATATGCGGCATATTTATCCATCCTCCCTTGAGTTCGGCTTGAATAAAAACCTTTTTGTAATCAAAACGTAAGCCTGTAACTATACTCGCACCATATCCCGAGAGATGAAACTCATCGAAGCGTTCGTGCCCCAAAAGTGTTGTATTGGTCTTAGGAACTATAAGACCTAAACCCAATCCGTGCATTTCACTCATTTTAAAACTCTTGTATTCTGTTAAAAGCTTAGTTTTTCGCAATTCCACATTGACATAGTTTAGTCCATCGGTATGTTCAAACTGTAAAAAATCTGGTGAAAGGCTTATCTCATCGCTTGAATAATTACCATCATAAGGAGTATTGCTTTGTGCTATTTCTCCTGATATACTTACCTTTTGGTTGGCTACCATCAAATACTTCATGTGATCCATCCCAATGGATATATCATAATTGTTTTTCAGATAATAACCCAAGCGATAATTGTACTGTGGAATGGTAAATGTAGTTGGGCTAAAATAGGTAGAAAAGTCAAAGGCCGTTTGTCGATCTTTTGCTTGAACATCGCTCAAAATGAAATCATAATGCTCACCACTGAAATGTAGGTTTGATGTCGAATACTGAGAGCCATTCCAACCCCAGTATAGATAAAAAGAACCTACTTTATTTTCTTGCTCCACCCCTTGACCCAAAACTAAAAAAGGCATAAAATAAAGAATGAAGAAAAAAGATGTTTTCATAAGTAACACTGCAAAAATAGATTATTTATTCAGCCTACAACCAATGATTCCATTATAGAATATAACTAATACTAAATGGACTATGTTAGGCAGGAACAATATATTCAAACTGTTAAACGCTGGTATTCGTTTTTAATCGTTCTATTTTGTTGCTTTGATAATTAGGAATTGGCTTATTTTAGTTTATTTCTTATCATATTATTTATAATAATACTCATGTTAGAATCTACAAGCATACTTCCACTTGAAGTTATGGAACCAGTTGAAAATACTGATCCGCCATTTGGTGTTTCAAAATAGACCATATCGGCACCTCCGTGCCTGCTTGCTCCTTCTTTACCTAATTCATAAACAGCTTCTTGTTTTACTCCTCTAGCCAATAGAATAATATTGTCAGGTGAATTGGAGGTCATTTTATCAGTTTCATGACCAGATGCATATTTGCGATTAACACTTTTTCCAAATAAATCTCCATTTTCCAACTTGGTGTTTTCAAATAACCAATGATCTTCATTAATCACAACATATGGCATATATGTATCATAGCCAACTGCATCGTAAGCTGCGCCTAGTATCTTTTCCTCAGGTTTGCCAAGGTCTCTCCATTTTCCTCCTTTAGTAGAATCAGACTCATGAACACCTTGCGTTTTTATACACTCAATAGTATTGTTAGAAAGAGTAACCTTCCAGTACATACCGTTTGCCCCTATATGACATAAAGACCCCTTCTTATTAATATATGTCTCCATCCCATCAAAAGCATTTCGAGTCCAATATTCTGAATGAGTATTTAAAAATACTAAATCATAATCCATAAGTAAATTGGGGTTTAAATGAATATCAGTATCTGAAACGATGTCAAAACTATATTTTTCCCTTTCCAACCAATGAATAAGAGCTAATTCAGCATCAAACAGATGGCCTTTATACTCAAGGCCACCTACTATTTTAATAGGTCTTAATAAACTTAATTGTGAAGACTGTTTTTTAATTTTACAAGAATCATTAACCTCGTATCTGTAAAAATTGGCTTTACCCCAACCGTTGTAGGCATGCCACGTATTGGTTGATGCTACACATAATATCTTATTTTTTATTGGACTCTTTACAATTATTGGGATTTTAAATTGGTGATATTCATTAGACAAATTAATGGTCATATAGCTACTAACAGCATTTTTAGGTATCTTTATTTTATTTGTTAATATCCAATTACAACCATCTTTAAATGCGCATTGATTATAATTTTGAACAATACCGTTGCTATCATTAATTAATAATAACGATTTAGAGTCTAGGCTTTGATCTACCAATTCAATTTTAAAGTTTTTGCTTTTTGAACTTATGTATAGTTCTACAGTCTCTCCAGGTAAATAAGATATTTTATCTGTATATCCTTCAATCTTAGAATCGTTTTGTATGATTAAGGTAGAATCACATAAACAGTGTAATGAGTCTGCTCTAGAAATTGAATCTATTTGTGGTTTTGTTTGTGGTTTTATTTGTGTTTGATTTGTATTCGTATCACATGAATAGAACATGAATGCAAGAGGTAAAACAAATAAGGCTTTTAGTCTGTTTTTATTCCTGTTGAATACGAACAATTTAATCGTATCTAATACTAAATAAAGAATGAAGAAAAAAGATGTTTTCATAAGCAAATACAACAAAAATATTGATTGATAGTTTCTACTATATTTTTCTAAAACTACAAAAAACAAAGTTCTGAGTAGTGTCGAATGGTGTTTGGTGCTCTACCCTAATGCAATTAATTTTCTCGAACAAAGGTTTCAATCGTTCGGTCATTGAGCTTTCCGAATATTGTTTAATGTTTATCCCACTGCATTTTTTTGGGCCATCTTCTGAAAATGTGCCTATCACTAAAACACCAGATGAATTTATATTTTGTTCAGCTATTTTCAAATAGCTAGATATATCTTGTTCTTCTGTCAAAAAGTGAAATGCTGCTCGGTCGTGCCAAAAGTCATATTTTTCTGTCGGATTAAAAGCTGCTGCATCTGCAACAATCCATTTTACATTTTGGGCTTTTTCAGCAAGTCGTTGTTTTGCTCTTTCAATGGCTGCTGATGAAATATCAAGTACCGTAACATCCGTATAACCCAAATCGAGTAAACTATCTACCAAAAAACTGTCACCACCACCAATATCAATGATTTTTGCTGTTTTTGGGACATTAAATTCCATAATAAAATCCAATGAAGTGATGGGGATCGGTTGATACCAACTTACCTCTTTTAACTCTTTGGTCTGATAGACGTTCTCCCAATGTTTTTTACGGTCAAAATTTTCCATTATTGCAACTTTAGTTGAGTTGTAAAATTCTTTAAAGCCTAAACTTTAACATTATCAAAGATACCAACTTTAAGTTTAGTAGTAAGTTCGCAATTTAGGTATTCACAACTTTATTATTTATTTAACATCAACACCCAGTTTCACGGTTTACTTTAATCCAAACTTTAGGTGAGACTTTATTTCTAAAGGCATCGTATTTTACGATAGATTTAATTTTTATTTTTTTCAAATTGTAAAATTCAATTTCCTCATTACTCATCGAATGTACATCGTCTGCATCTGCTGCTGTTAGGGTAAACCCGTAAAAAACTGTATCCATACCTATTTGCTCAAATAAGTCGATGAATAAGTTATGCTCTTCAGAATTTCTTGGGTATTCGTAGCCTTCTTTATCTCCATCTGACCAAGAATCTGCTAAGAAAAAAGAATCTTCACATGTTGTAAATAGGATAATTGACAAAATGATTAGGGTGTACTTTTTCATAGTTTTAAAATATTGGTTGTGCTTAACTTGACTACTACCTGACTTGTGGAAATAAAAAAATCCCCAAGACAATATTGTCAAGGGGATTATAAAGTGTGAACTCGGAGGGAGTCGAACCCCCAACCTCTAGAGCCGTAATCTAGTGCACTATCCAGTTATGCTACGAGTCCAAATTCGTTTGCAAATATAAATTAGCTAATTGAATATGAGTACAAAAAATGAAATTATTTCTTCTTTCTTAGTTTGACCTTATTCTCATCGCCCCTTACTAGTCTTTCAATATTCCTTTGGTGGGTGGCAATCAATAATACCGGAACAAAAATGGAAAATATCATCATGGTCGGCACTAGGTTATCAGATAGATAGTACACCCCGAAAGGGAAAAACAAACCAGCAAAAATTGAACTTAAAGAAACGTATTTTGAAAACAATAAAGTCAGCACGAAAATAACGATAGATATAACTGCCGCTTCAGGGAAAACGCCAATCATAAAACCTAGTAGCGTTGCGACACCCTTTCCTCCTCTAAAACCTACATATACAGGAAAGACATGACCCAATACAGCCGCAATACCAAAAGCTAACTGCAAATTGATATATATTTCTGTTGAAGGCACATAGCTTGTAAACCATACCAAATCCACAGCAATAAAGCCTTTCAATACATCTAGAATTAGAACAGGAATTCCTGCTTTTTTTCCTAGAACTCTAAAGGTATTGGTTGCTCCAGCATTGCCACTACCGTATTCTCTAACGTCAATGCCTTTAAATAGCTTACCAGCTATTATACTAAAAGGTATAGAACCTATGAGGTAGGAAAGAATTAGAAATACAATATTAGACCCTGTAAGCATAACGGCTAAAATATAAAGTTTGACTACTACCTAAAGAAACGCTTTTTGAAGTTATCAACATCTGTTTCTGAAGATAAATCGTATTGGTATTGGGCTTGTCCTTTGGATGCTGGCAGCTTCTTTTGTTGGGATTTCACTTCCAAGATACCAATGTTATAGTCTTCTATTGAAGAGCGACTAAGTAAGACCTCATTAGAATAGGTGAAGAAATACCATTCGCCAATATCTGTTTCTAAATACACATTAAAGATATCACCAGAATAGTCTTTATTGAGTTCCAAACGTCCTTTGTAAAGTTTGTTGATTTGAAAATCATTGACATTACCCAAGCCTAACATTTTCTTAGACATAATACTTGAATTCTCTTGATCCCACTCTAAGTTTACATCGTAGAAATAAAGTGTTTTCTTCAACTTAGAAGGTAATTTTTCAAACTGCCCATACATTTCGTATTCGAAAGATAAATCTTCATTCTGTAATATTCTGTTGAAGTTAGGAATATAAAAACTCTCTTTCATCTCCAATTCATCTGCCATAGGATCATTATATAAATCTTGCCCCATAAATTCCATAGCGTTTTTACTCATATAAAAATCTAGAGATAACATACATTTGGTTTTAAATGTATTTTCTACAGCGTTGTAGTTAAAATTACCAATGGTAGAAACATCTACTCTTCCTAAATCTAAACCGAGATTAAATTCTCCCTCTCCTTTCATCACACAACCTTCATTGGTCATAGTGAACTTACTAGCTAAAGAGTCTGTCTTGTCTTCTACAATAAACATAGAACGAGATGGATTGTAAGATAAATAACCATTAATAGGCATCATTACCAAGTCTGTTTCTATCTCTAAAGAAGACAAGAAAGCGGGGTATATCCTATCGTCAGACATGATAGGACCTACATAAAGATTCTTGCCGTTTTCGTCGAGCACCTCACCACCAATAGGCAATTGTATATCTTCAACACCTACATAATCGTTAAACTTTACCCAACCGTCTTTAACCAAATAACATTCGTGTTGTACTTGAAAAGCACCATCGTAATAAAACTCCTTTTGCGAGCCTTCCATCTTAACCGAACCTTTGTACGAAAACTGAGGGTTAAATTTAAAGTCTCTTTCAGCACTGATAGTTCCAATACCTACCGATTGATAAATACTGTCCACATACAAAGAATCAAATTTTATTAATTGCTCTT
It contains:
- a CDS encoding S8 family serine peptidase — its product is MRLLTFLILFPILAFSQDSLSVKLWIAFEDKGSHLVSDFSPLDLFSQRAIDRREKQNIPLHYSDLPIPTSYLLTLQDLGFTILNKSKWFNGVTALYSGNNADALLALDFVKQVDTLQIFFDLLGGRQSSKFDDIVFENDYGDARNQIEMIEGVSLHEQGYQGQGMHIAVLDAGFRNTDWIDAFEHLFANNQILGTWDYVDGESSVYEDNYHGMSVLSVMGGYIQDEFRGTAPKASYWLLRTEDAGSETLIEEYNWAVAAEFADSVGVDIINSSLGYTTFDIESQNHTYADLDGKTTVITRAATMASRKGMIVCNSAGNSGNNPWYYIGAPADADSILSVGSVYGDRQVSSFSSYGPSSDGRVKPSVSAQGGNTTVITSSNAISTSNGTSFSSPIIAGMTACLWQSHYDKSNMQIIDAIIQSAHLYQNPDEQLGYGIPNYALANALLLALEDVEEVALDIYPNPVQCNAVAYLYTANNTDISYRLIDMQGRVIMEDNIAWSYTMMPIEIPSLQSGIYLLEATVGNEVRVERLNIVD
- the mnmA gene encoding tRNA 2-thiouridine(34) synthase MnmA, with the protein product MESLKEGKMDKKEKVLVAMSGGIDSTVTALMLHEQGYEVVGITMKTWDYVNSGGSNKETGCCSLDSINDARQLAVDCGFPHIILDIRNEFGDYIIDNFVDEYIAGRTPNPCVLCNTHIKWEALLKRADQLGCKYIATGHYAQVREENGRYVVSKGIDEWKDQSYVLWGLSQECLSRTIFPMGQYHKDDIKQMAIDRGYEELAKKPESYEICFIPDNDYRGFLKRKVEGLEEQVKGGNFINTKGEVIGTHDGYPFYTIGQRKLGVSFGLEASYVVEIKPETNEVVVGTKEDLNKQEMIVKGLNFIKYDRIPNDFESLTKVRYKHKGEQSTLTNLDNEIKVLFHKKVEGIAPGQSAVFYEGNDVLGGGFIAKK
- a CDS encoding toxin-antitoxin system YwqK family antitoxin, which produces MYKIIFFLLISAITFAQNITDDLGHKQGKWSQNYDNGQLRYEGSFIDDKPSGIFLYYNERGLLKANLEYFNEGEYASARLYHSNNKVKAVGLYIHEQKEQLWKYYDTRENLIREENYKNGQLEGETTLFYADGNVLDKTTYSAGKKEGKSLQYYRNGQLKVSANYAANKLEGTYTLYNSEGVKKYQGKYSNDIKVGIWKYYKDDKSFDYQIEYIDGISQGRQDG
- a CDS encoding class I SAM-dependent methyltransferase, yielding MENFDRKKHWENVYQTKELKEVSWYQPIPITSLDFIMEFNVPKTAKIIDIGGGDSFLVDSLLDLGYTDVTVLDISSAAIERAKQRLAEKAQNVKWIVADAAAFNPTEKYDFWHDRAAFHFLTEEQDISSYLKIAEQNINSSGVLVIGTFSEDGPKKCSGINIKQYSESSMTERLKPLFEKINCIRVEHQTPFDTTQNFVFCSFRKI
- the plsY gene encoding glycerol-3-phosphate 1-O-acyltransferase PlsY translates to MLTGSNIVFLILSYLIGSIPFSIIAGKLFKGIDVREYGSGNAGATNTFRVLGKKAGIPVLILDVLKGFIAVDLVWFTSYVPSTEIYINLQLAFGIAAVLGHVFPVYVGFRGGKGVATLLGFMIGVFPEAAVISIVIFVLTLLFSKYVSLSSIFAGLFFPFGVYYLSDNLVPTMMIFSIFVPVLLIATHQRNIERLVRGDENKVKLRKKK